The Lipingzhangella halophila genome segment GCGACCTCGCAGGCCAGCTCGAGGGCCCGCCAGGACGCGGCCGCCGGTCGTAGCTGCGCGAGCGCAGCCTCCGCGTCGCCTTCCGCAAGCCGCAGCCGTCCGTGCGCGGTCGCCGCGGCGGCGGCCAGCGCGTCGCTGGGGACCTCGTCGGCGACCGCGGCCATCTGCTCGCACATGGTGCGGGCGGTGTACAGTTCTTCGGTGACCAGGGCGACCTCGAGGCGGGCGGCCAGCAGCGTCATCTGCTGGAACGGCGGGCGACCGGGGACGGCCAGCGCGGCCCGCAGTGACGACGCAGCCTCGTCGACACGCCCCTGCTCGAGCCGGATCCGCGCCAGGCCGGGCTGGGGGTCGTGGCCGAGCTCGCGGGCTTCGGCGAAGGCCGCTTCCGCCGCGTCCAGCTTGCCCTTGCGGCGCAGGACCTCCCCGGTCACGTAGTAGGCCTCGCCCGCGAGCCGCGGCTCGAACTCCATCATCTCCGCGCACGCGCGATGCGCCTGGTCCTCGGCCGCGTCGAGCTCGCCGCGCAGGCTCATCACCTCGACCTGCCGGACCCGGCACAGTCCGTGGTACGGGGTGGCCTCGGGCAGCGACGATGCCCAGCGCCACGCCGCCTGTGCCCACTGGCCCGCACGCTGAAGGTCGGCGACGCTCATACACATCCCGATGACGAAGCAGTACACCCAGCCCGTGAAGTGCGGGTCGAGCTCACCGGCGCCGACCGAGGTCATGACCTCGTCCAGCAGCAGGACGCCGCCGTCGACGTCGTTGCGGGCCAGGCAGCACAGGCCCTGCCAGGACATCCCGAGGGCGGTCAGGTTCGGATCGGCGAACCGCTGACCGAGTTCGACCGCCCACCTGGCGTGCTGGGCGGCCTGTTCTACCTGTCCCTGGCCCAGTGCCTGCTCGGTCTGGCTGCACGCCAGGTAACCATGCTCGACGCCGACCGGTTCGTCGGCGAGCTGCCGGTGGGCGCGCTGGAGCCACCCCGACGAGGTGGTCGAATCGCCCCGAAGGCCGTAGCGAATCGACAGCAGCCAGGCGGCGTACGCCGCGCGACGGGGCTCCTGTGCAGCGACGAATCCGGCGAACGCCCGTTGGCGCAGGTCGATCTCTTCCTCGACCCGGCACCGCCACCACGCACAGTCGGCGAACAGCTCGAGATCTGCCGGGCCGAGTGCCGACACGTCCGCGAGAGTGAGCAGCTCGTACGCCTCCCGCCATCGCGACGACTCGGCGAGTCGACGCACCTCTTCCAATCGGCGTTCCGACCCCTGCCCCATGGCCACCTCCTGCCGTCCTCGTACAGGAACTCAACCCAAAGACTACGGTCGGCGCTGTGCCCCTCTGTGGAACGTTCATGTCCAGCAGATCGCCCACAGCGTCGTCAACGCCATTGGCCACCCCGCAGATCATCTAGCGGGGGTGAGGACTCGATTGCACCGGCCTACGACCAATTCCGACACTGACCGCATGTTGCCGGCCACAATCGCCCGCCTCGAGGCTCCCCGCGCCGACGTACTCGCCCTCAGATTCAGTGCGATGCCTGGGCGTGGGCGCTGGCTCATCGCCGCGAGGACGGGTCCCTTCCTACAGGTGAGGAGTTGGCAGCTCAGTTCGGCCGCAAACCCAGGTGGGGCCGACTTGTCAAACAGAGGGGCGAACAGGGGCTCCTGACAACCACCGATGCGATGGCGGGCGAGTCCGACGGAGGTCTGGTGGTGACCTCTACCGTGTCAAGGTAGTCACGCCGTCTTCGTGACCAGCCTGCCTCGGTGTCCGGGCAGGTCAGGTGGGTCTCTTGGGAGTCGTTCGCGGCCGTTGGGGGAGGGTGGGCGCGGTTCCCGTCTCCCATTCGTCTCCCACCGCGTCGGGCCTGAGGCGCTGTCTCCCACTTGGATTCCGGCGTTCGGGCCCTTATCACGCACGGTAGCTTGGCCGCGGGCGGCTTCCTCACCGTTCCTTCCACCAGGGAAAAGAGTGAGTGACCCGCCATGCACACCTCCTCGGTATCGCGCTGGACCACCGTCGCCACCGTCTGCCTGCTGGCCGCGATCGCCGCGGTCGTCTCCTACGCCCACATGTTCGAACTGGCCCTGCGCCACGGCGAACCCGCCTGGCGCGCCGGCCTGTTCCCGCTCTCGGTCGACGGCATGATCGTCACCGCGTCCATGGCGTTGCTCAGCGACGCCCGCCAGGGGAGACGCGGGGGAGTGCTGCCGTGGACCCTGCTGATCGTCGGAAGCGCCGCATCGCTGGCCGCCAACGTCGCGGTGGCCGACCCGACGGTGTGGTCGCGGGTAATCCACGCCTGGCCGAGCTTCACGCTAATGGGCGCCTACGAGCTGCTCATGCGTCACTTCCGCGTGGCGGCCCGCGGAGAACGCGCCGCGCACGCAGACGATGAGCCACTCGGAATGAGCGACAGCTCCGCCTCAGACCGGGAAGGGGATACCAGCGCTGCAGGTATGCAGGACTGCACAGGCGGAGTGCTCCATGTTGTCGGGGAGGAAAACGGTGCGGCTCCGAGACTTGGCCTTGTTGAGCCTGGGGGAGTATCCGTGCCACCCGTCCAAGTCGAGGCCTGGAACTGGGTGCTGGACAATCGGCGCGACGACGGTTCCCTGCCGACCGGAGGCGAGATCGCTGCGGCCTTCGGCCGGAAGCAGCGCTGGGGCAGGCTGGTCAAGCAGCGCGGACAGCAAGGAGCGTTCCGGCAGAGGGTCGCATGACTCCCGTACGGCTTGTCGTGCAGCGAGGAGGAAGTGCTTGCTTGGACCGAAATGACGCATGCTCA includes the following:
- a CDS encoding DUF2637 domain-containing protein, with the translated sequence MHTSSVSRWTTVATVCLLAAIAAVVSYAHMFELALRHGEPAWRAGLFPLSVDGMIVTASMALLSDARQGRRGGVLPWTLLIVGSAASLAANVAVADPTVWSRVIHAWPSFTLMGAYELLMRHFRVAARGERAAHADDEPLGMSDSSASDREGDTSAAGMQDCTGGVLHVVGEENGAAPRLGLVEPGGVSVPPVQVEAWNWVLDNRRDDGSLPTGGEIAAAFGRKQRWGRLVKQRGQQGAFRQRVA
- a CDS encoding LuxR family transcriptional regulator, whose amino-acid sequence is MGQGSERRLEEVRRLAESSRWREAYELLTLADVSALGPADLELFADCAWWRCRVEEEIDLRQRAFAGFVAAQEPRRAAYAAWLLSIRYGLRGDSTTSSGWLQRAHRQLADEPVGVEHGYLACSQTEQALGQGQVEQAAQHARWAVELGQRFADPNLTALGMSWQGLCCLARNDVDGGVLLLDEVMTSVGAGELDPHFTGWVYCFVIGMCMSVADLQRAGQWAQAAWRWASSLPEATPYHGLCRVRQVEVMSLRGELDAAEDQAHRACAEMMEFEPRLAGEAYYVTGEVLRRKGKLDAAEAAFAEARELGHDPQPGLARIRLEQGRVDEAASSLRAALAVPGRPPFQQMTLLAARLEVALVTEELYTARTMCEQMAAVADEVPSDALAAAAATAHGRLRLAEGDAEAALAQLRPAAASWRALELACEVAETRSLIGLATRALGDREGAEQELRAAHRQLERLGATADATRIAAMLGDRDALRGLTERECEVLSLVASGRTNREIAAELVVSKHTVARHLSNIFTKLGVSSRTAAATFAIEHDLA